The Aspergillus chevalieri M1 DNA, chromosome 5, nearly complete sequence genome includes a region encoding these proteins:
- a CDS encoding uncharacterized protein (COG:G;~EggNog:ENOG410Q1SR): MGHWDWTAFFSSRDRRNFPGVVMPLADAPAAQQPIPNAEKEKEPDNEANSNKLTTMSSEEKGASPVPQSGSLTLEALRAEVESDIAASGLDTAYDRKAKVINRAIQDIGMGRYQWELFVLCGFGWVADNLWLQVRFPDWLLFQRL; the protein is encoded by the exons atggGTCACTGGGACTGGACCGCTTTCTTCAGCTCACGAGACCGGCGGAATTTCCCCGGCGTCGTGATGCCGCTTGCCGAtgccccagcagctcaacAACCGATCCCCAatgcagaaaaggaaaaggaaccGGATAACGAAGCGAATAGCAACAAGCTAACCACAATGTCTTCGGAAGAGAAAGGAGCCAGTCCTGTGCCCCAAAGCGGCTCCCTGACTCTCGAAGCCCTTCGCGCGGAAGTCGAATCTGACATTGCCGCCTCGGGTTTGGACACTGCCTATGATC GGAAGGCAAAAGTTATCAACAGAGCCATTCAGGACATTGGTATGGGCCGGTACCAATGGGAGCTATTCGTTCTCTGTGGATTTGGCTGGGTTGCCGACAA CCTCTGGCTACAGGTGAGATTTCCCGATTGGTTACTGTTCCAGCGGCTGTGA
- a CDS encoding uncharacterized protein (COG:G;~EggNog:ENOG410Q1SR;~InterPro:IPR020846,IPR005828,IPR036259;~PFAM:PF07690,PF00083;~TransMembrane:9 (o6-29i50-69o89-112i191-212o232-250i262-280o286-306i318-341o347-368i);~go_component: GO:0016021 - integral component of membrane [Evidence IEA];~go_function: GO:0022857 - transmembrane transporter activity [Evidence IEA];~go_process: GO:0055085 - transmembrane transport [Evidence IEA]), with protein sequence MTTASILTTYSVCALFACLGLGVGGNLPVDAAIFLEFLPFASGALLSSMALFWSIGTLISSLLAWAFIVNYSCPENEPCTKANNWGWRYLVLSLGAITFAMFLARFFLFTLYESPKFLVSRGRQDEAVTAVQGIAYKNKTQTWLTDEVLNEIGGYPEEVSDQKLSYTEILKRSLSKFSYEQVIPLFRTKRLGITTIIIWFLWTTIGMGYTLFNAFLPQYLSTSSSVYETYRNYAITAVCGIPGPMVAYFTVDLKYIGRKGTLAISTLITGVLLFCFTASQDPNAQLVCSALESFFQMMMYGVLYAYTPEVFPAPNRGTGTGIASCLNRIAGLCAPIIAIYGGSNASAPIYASGALLLVSFVAMCLLPIETRGKQSL encoded by the coding sequence ATGACTACAGCATCCATTCTAACAACGTACAGCGTGTGTGCTCTCTTCGCCTGCCTTGGTTTGGGTGTTGGTGGTAACCTGCCCGTTGATGCAGCCATCTTCCTGGAATTCCTGCCCTTCGCCTCAGGAGCCCTGCTGAGTTCCATGGCTCTGTTCTGGTCGATAGGCACCCTGATTTCCAGTTTACTTGCCTGGGCATTCATCGTGAATTATTCGTGCCCTGAAAACGAGCCTTGTACCAAGGCCAACAACTGGGGATGGAGATATCTGGTCTTGTCTTTGGGTGCTATTACGTTCGCCATGTTCCTTGCGcgtttcttcctcttcacgtTGTATGAGTCGCCCAAGTTCCTTGTGTCCAGAGGTCGCCAGGATGAGGCTGTCACCGCAGTGCAGGGTATTGCCTACAAGAACAAGACTCAGACCTGGCTCACGGACGAGGTTCTGAATGAAATTGGTGGATACCCTGAAGAAGTTTCAGACCAGAAGCTTTCCTACACGGAGATTCTCAAGCGGTCTCTTTCCAAGTTCTCGTACGAGCAGGTTATCCCTCTTTTCAGGACAAAGAGACTCGGAATCACAACCATCATCATCTGGTTCCTGTGGACCACCATCGGAATGGGCTACACCCTGTTCAACGCCTTCCTGCCCCAATACCTAAGCACGTCATCCTCCGTCTACGAAACCTACCGCAACTATGCCATCACCGCCGTCTGCGGTATCCCCGGCCCCATGGTCGCCTACTTCACCGTCGACCTCAAGTATATCGGCCGAAAGGGAACCCTCGCCATCTCCACTCTCATCACCGGTGTCCTCCTCTTCTGCTTCACAGCCTCCCAAGATCCCAACGCGCAACTCGTCTGCTCAGCCCTCGAATCCTTCTTCCAGATGATGATGTACGGTGTGCTATATGCATACACACCTGAAGTCTTCCCCGCGCCGAACCGTGGAACCGGCACTGGTATCGCTAGCTGTCTGAACCGGATCGCTGGCCTTTGTGCGCCGATTATTGCCATCTATGGGGGTTCTAATGCGTCGGCTCCGATTTATGCATCTGGTGCATTGTTGTTGGTTTCGTTTGTTGCTATGTGCTTGTTGCCGATCGAGACTAGGGGGAAACAGTCTCTGTAG